A DNA window from Zerene cesonia ecotype Mississippi chromosome 28, Zerene_cesonia_1.1, whole genome shotgun sequence contains the following coding sequences:
- the LOC119837679 gene encoding nuclear factor 1 B-type encodes MFLPDLPRACMVDDVATYLQAPSSGQDEFHPFIEALMPFVKSFSYTWFNLQAAKRKYYKKHEKRMSLEEERHTKYELQNEKAEVKQKWASRLLGKLRKDITQDCREDFVLSITGKRPAVCVLSNPDQKGKMRRIDCLRQADKVWRLDLVMVILFKAIPLESTDGERLEKHPECTQPGLCVNPYHINVSVRELDLYLANFINSYDILSGSLSPHPPRDKENEHEAKNKGYTHNPYNGVICNDIILATGVFSSKELWKLSKASILQETGSESPGGSGGGIKLESTYYGYNSPAPPAFEPPADRGTPSTMLVGQCFSIPHSSASLSAAQAPLVPSNTIFYQHAPPPNDTHPTSSDGLSNQHSSKYDGTPQDSLGDFVTFVCQEPPADAQQLQVHSLSRSPKPAYFSSSMLPPPPLPPMARPVAIIRSTASELGVFSYGSLGGGAVVSGGGGGSPPGGLGLYAPRQPPRAPPRWNAPFPTLEEEFNIMTAPTGTDHVVLLDDERFFHSNVITSDTTAMDTTGTNVQSVVDTDDIAPDKSAPDLRSP; translated from the exons GACGAATTCCATCCGTTCATAGAGGCCCTGATGCCTTTCGTTAAGTCCTTTTCATATACCTGGTTCAACTTGCAAGCGGCCAAGaggaaatattacaaaaaacacGAGAAACGGATGAGTCTTGAGGAGGAACGGCATACCAAATATGAGTTAcag AACGAAAAAGCAGAAGTGAAGCAGAAGTGGGCGTCGCGGCTGCTGGGCAAGCTACGGAAGGACATCACACAGGACTGCCGGGAGGACTTCGTGCTGAGCATCACGGGCAAGCGGCCAGCTGTCTGCGTGCTGTCCAACCCCGACCAGAAGGGGAAGATGAGGCGGATAGACTGCTTGCGGCAGGCGGACAAG GTGTGGCGTCTCGACCTAGTAATGGTGATCCTGTTCAAGGCGATACCCCTAGAGAGCACGGACGGGGAGCGGCTGGAGAAGCACCCAGAGTGCACGCAGCCGGGCCTCTGCGTGAACCCCTACCACATCAACGTGTCGGTCCGGGAGCTGGACCTCTATCTCGCTAACTTCATCAATAGCTATG ATATACTAAGCGGATCCCTATCGCCTCACCCCCCTAGAGATAAAGAGAATGAACATGAGGCaaaaaataaag GCTATACCCACAATCCGTACAATGGTGTTATATGCAACGATATTATTCTAGCGACCGGCGTCTTCTCGTCAAAGGAATTATGGAAATTGTCAAAAG CATCAATCCTACAAGAAACCGGCTCCGAATCACCCGGCGGTTCCGGCGGTGGCATTAAACTGGAGTCCACGTATTACGGCTACAACAGTCCAGCGCCGCCCGCCTTCGAGCCGCCCGCGGACCGGGGCACGCCCTCCACCATGCTCGTTGGACAGTGCTTTA GTATCCCACACAGTTCTGCGAGTCTGAGCGCTGCGCAGGCGCCGCTAGTGCCTTCAAACACTATATTCTACCAACACGCACCGCCCCCCAACGACACACATCCCACTT CATCAGACGGCCTGTCGAACCAGCATTCGAGCAAGTACGACGGCACGCCGCAGGACTCGCTCGGCGACTTCGTCACGTTCGTGTGCCAGGAGCCGCCCGCGGATGCGCAGCAGTTGCAA gtACACAGTTTATCTAGGAGTCCAAAACCTGCTTATTTCAGCAGCTCCATGTTACCCCCACCACCCCTACCACCAATGGCAAGGCCTGTGGCGATAATAAGATCTACTG CGAGCGAGCTGGGC GTGTTTAGCTACGGCTCGCTGGGTGGGGGGGCAGTGGTGTCGGGGGGCGGAGGCGGCTCACCCCCGGGAGGGCTCGGTCTCTACGCGCCCAGACAACCTCCTAGGGCTCCGCCAAG GTGGAACGCTCCATTCCCCACATTAGAAGAAGAATTCAATATAATGACAGCTCCAACGGGCACAGACCACGTGGTGCTTCTAGATGACG AGCGTTTCTTCCATTCAAACGTGATAACATCGGACACGACAGCCATGGACACAACCGGGACCAACGTCCAGTCGGTAGTGGATACTGACGACATCGCGCCCGACAAGTCCGCTCCAGACCTGCGCTCGCCGTGA